TCGGAGCCGCCGTCGGCGCCCGAACGGGCGGGCCCGCCATCGGCGCTCCTCTCGTCGGCGGCGGACTTCGTCGTCCTCGGGCCCACGGACCTGGGCACCTTCGGATGGCAGCACGGGTTCGGCTTCGACATCAACGACCGCGGCGAGATCGCCGGCCGCACGGACATGGGCGACCCGAACTTCCCCGACTCGACGCACGCAATCTTCTGGTCGGCGGGCACCGGCCCGGTCGACCTGGGGACGCTCGGCGGCACGCGCTCCGACGCGCGGGCGCTGAACAACCACGGCGTGCTCGTCGGCATGGCGCAGAAGCCCGGCGACACCTCATTCCAGGGGCACCCGACGGTCTGGAAGGTGGGCAGCCACGGCCAGCTGGTGGAGACGATCGAGCTCGGCCCGTTCGCCCACGGCTCCGCCGCGGCCGTGAACGACCACGGGGTGGTGGCGGGCTTCTTCGCCGCGAGCCCCACCGGGCCGCCGACCGCCTTCACCTGGAGCGAGAAGGACGGGCTCTCGCCGATCCCGCCGCTGGGCGGGGCCAGGAGCCTGGCGGGCGGGATCAACGACTTCGGGGACGTGGTGGGCGCCAGCACCGTGGCGCCGGGCTCGCCCCTGCACGCCGTAGTCTGGTGGAGGGACGGCGCCGTCACCGACGTCGGCACGCTGGGCGGCAACACGCAGGGCGTGGCGATCAACCGCCGGGGCGAGGTGGCCGGCTTCGGCTCGCCGTGCCCCACCTGCCAGCCCGAGGCGTTCTACTGGAGCGCGGAGACGGGGATCGTCGTCCTCGGCACCTTCGGGGGGTTCCGCAGCTTCGCCTTCGGGATCGACGACGACGGGCGCGTGGCCGGCTGGTACCAGACCGCCGACCAGGTCCGCCACGCGTTCGTGTGGACGCTCGAGGGCGGCAAGGTGGAGCTGCCGAGCCTGGGCGGGCCCAGCACCGTCACGGGCGCCATCAACGACCGTGGCCTGCTGAGCGGCCGCTCGGAAGACGCTGGCGGCACCTGGCGTGCGGTGATCTGGGAGCTGGAGAAGGACAACTCCTGACCTCCTGCGCCACCGACGGCTTGCTGGCGACACCTCGACCTGCGTCGTGCTCTCCCCGGGCGGCGGCGCGCCCGGAGAACGACGAAGGCATGACGCACGACAGGCTCGCCTACGCGGACATCGCGGACCAGTACGCGGCCGCGGTCGACACCAAGCCGCACAACGCGTATTACGAGCGCCCGGCGACGCTCTCGCTGCTCCCCCCGCTCGCCGGCCTGCGCGTGCTGGACGCCGGCTGCGGATCGGGGTGGTACGCGGAGCACCTGGTCCGGCAGGGCGCCGACGTCACCGCCTTCGACGTCGAGCCGCGCTTCGTGGAGCTGACCCGGGCCCGCGCGGGAGGCAACGCGCGGGTCCTCCAGGGCGACTTCGCACAGCCGCTGCACTTCGCTCCCGACGCGGCCTTCGACCTCGTCCTCTGCGCCCTCGCGCTGCACTACGCCGAGGACTGGGAGGCGGTGCTCGCCGAGTTCGCGCGCGTCCTCCGCCCGGGCGGGCTGCTGGTGTTCTCGACGCACCACCCGTTCATGGACTGGCGGGAGTTCCAGACGGCGGACTACTTCGCCACCGAGCTGCTCGAGGACGACTGGGGCTTCGGCGCGGTGAGGTTCTACCGCCGCCCCCTGACGGCGATGGTGGACGCGCTCGCCGGGGCGGGGTTCGTGGTCGAGCGGCTGGTGGAGCCGCGGCCGACGGAGGAGTTCCGCCGCGCCTACCCGGAAGGGTACGAGAAGCTCCTCAGGAATCCCTGGTTCCTCGTCATCCGCGCCCGGCGCGCCCCCTGACATGGGATTGCCCCGTCTTCGTCCCGTCGTCTACGTCCGCTTCTCGCCCGAGCAGCTCAAGCTGCGGCTGGTGGGGACCTCCGTCAGCCTGGTGGATTCGCCCGAGGTGGCGTACGATCCGCGCGACCAGCGGGTGGTGTTGATCGGCCGGTCGGAGCACGTGCAGCCGGGGCCGGCCCTGGAGGTCGGCAACGGGTTCGCGCACCCGCGCACCGTGATCGGCGCCGTCGAGCTGGCGGAGATCGCGCTGCGGTACGCGCTCGAACGGCTGCTCGCGAGCGCCGGCAGGCGCTGGCGTACTCACCTGCGGCCCGACCTGGTGCTCCACCCCCTCGCGGTGCCCGAGGACGGACTCAGCTCGTTCGAGTACCGGGGGCTGGTGGACTTCGGGAAGCGCTGTAAATGCCGCCGGGTGCGGGTCTGGGTCGGGCACGAGCTCACCGACGCCGAGATCCTCGCCGGCAACCGGCAGCCGAAGCGGCGGCTGCTCCGGCGAGCGAGGGAAGCCCGTGACGGCGAGCGCTGATCCGGAAGCCGGGCGCGTCTACCTGGCGTGCCGCCGCGTGATGGAGATGGTGCATCATCTCCACCGGCTCGGCTACGAGCGGCTGCGCCTCCTCCCCGGCCTGGCGCCGTCGGGACTCTACTGGCGCTGCAGCGTCTACCCGGTCGGCGCGGGCGGGGCCCCGGTGCCGGGCGAGGAGCTCCGGCGCGAGGAGACTCCCCGCTATTCGAGCGGCTCGGGGATGGCCGTCTTCGGCTGGACGGACGCGGAAGGCGACACGCCCGCGGAGCTGGCGGCGAAGTTCGTCGCGCGCTTCCCCGCGCACGCGGCGGCCGGGCTGGGGCCGGACCCGGAGTACGCGCGGTGGTACGCCGGGATGATGGAGAAGACGGCGCCGCTGGGCGTCGTCTACGGGTACGCCGACTACCCGCTGCCGGAGAAGGTGATGAGCGTCGCCAACGCGCCGCCGGGCACCGTCGTCCCCCTGCCGCCGGGGTGGACGCCGTGAGCGCCGGGGAGCATCCCCGATATGAGAGGGTGTCGCCAATCTGACCTTCAACTAACGATGTCATCCTGAGGGCGCATGCGCGCAAGTCTTTATTGCTCCAGAGCTTGTGCGCCCGAAGGATCTGCGGGTGGGGACTCGCGCGTCAGGCGGCCTCACGCTCGGACCCGACCCGCAGATCCTTCGTCGCCGCCCGGTATCCGCTCATTCCGCTGGTCCCGCGCGGCGGCTCCTCAGGATGACAGCGAATGCCGGCTCTTCTATGCGGATCTTGTACGACCGCGGCCGGCCCTCCAGCGCAGAGGGCCGGCCGCTTCTCACTCACACCCGGCCAGACGGCGACACAGGCATCACCCGGACGGGAAAGCACTTCGCACTTCGCACCTCGCACTTCGCACCGCTACTGCAGCTGCACCGAGATCGCGCCGATCACCGCCTGGTCCGAGGACAGGACCCTGGCGGGGTCCACGTCTTC
This sequence is a window from Longimicrobium sp.. Protein-coding genes within it:
- a CDS encoding class I SAM-dependent methyltransferase, with protein sequence MTHDRLAYADIADQYAAAVDTKPHNAYYERPATLSLLPPLAGLRVLDAGCGSGWYAEHLVRQGADVTAFDVEPRFVELTRARAGGNARVLQGDFAQPLHFAPDAAFDLVLCALALHYAEDWEAVLAEFARVLRPGGLLVFSTHHPFMDWREFQTADYFATELLEDDWGFGAVRFYRRPLTAMVDALAGAGFVVERLVEPRPTEEFRRAYPEGYEKLLRNPWFLVIRARRAP